One stretch of Apis cerana isolate GH-2021 linkage group LG8, AcerK_1.0, whole genome shotgun sequence DNA includes these proteins:
- the LOC133666637 gene encoding peptidoglycan recognition protein-like — MQKLIFIIFFLFQFYIVGGDENCSEIIKRDQWTNIKAKNINYLIIPIPYVIIHHTVSSECNSKDTCISNIENIRSYHMDTKEWHDIGYSFLIGGDGNIYEGCGWNHEGAHTYGYNKKSISIAFIGNFQKKSPSNKMLNAAHKLILCGKSQGILREDVRVIGGKQVTATESPGFELYKQIQSWPEWVSTP, encoded by the exons atgcaaaaattaatatttataattttttttctctttcaattcTATATTGTtg gCGGTGACGAAAATTGCTCCGAAATTATTAAACGGGACCAATGGACTaatataaaagcaaaaaatataaattatttaattattcccaTTCCATATGTTATAATTCATCATACAGTTAGTTCGGAATGTAATTCCAAAGATACATGTATTtctaatatcgaaaatattcgttCTTATCATATGGATACCAAAGAATGGCATGATATCGGATATTC ATTTTTAATTGGTGGAGATGGAAATATATACGAAGGTTGTGGCTGGAATCATGAGGGTGCTCATACGtatggatataataaaaaatccattTCAATTGCTTTCATAggaaattttcaaa aaaagagTCCAAGTAACAAAATGTTAAATGCTgcacataaattaattctttgtgGTAAATCACAAGGGATTCTTAGGGAAGATGTTCGGGTAATCGGAGGTAAACAAGTTACAGCTACGGAAAGTCCTGGATTTGAACTTTATAAACAGATTCAAAGTTGGCCTGAATGGGTTTCTACTCCAtag
- the LOC107999934 gene encoding microspherule protein 1 translates to MDVPTPSNVNHGFSHNTDGFLNISIESPNLDPLSTKRRSSSRTIKRRKFDDELVETTFNLQPPATSTKSTARSRTVSLSTTPIESAVPQQNASSPIQISTNVSQSDRCNRRTNRPGASNAPGRKNKKNKNHSHSVNATKDLGRWKPTDDLALITGVQQTNDLRMVHRGTKFSCRFTLQEIQQRWYALLYDSAVSRVAVQAMRNLHPELIASVQARTLYSKAEEDLLGTIKSTSQPTVEVFQELLEANAHTFYSARTAKALLAHWQLMKQYHLLPDQTVQSLPRGEHVLNFSDAEEMINDTELIEQKDELVDAELIAADRRNKREIKVLENELSRWQVLVDSVTGVNSPDFDNQTLAILRGRLVRYLMRSREITVGRSTKDHNVDVDLTLEGPAWKVSRRQGTIRLRNNGDFFLSSEGKRPIFVDSRPILAGNKMKLNNNSVIEIAGLRFIFLINQELISVIRQEVVKLNLKP, encoded by the exons tTCTTCACGTACAATAAAACGTAGAAAATTTGATGATGAACTTGTTGAAACAACATTTAACTTACAACCTCCAGCTACAAGTACAAAATCTACTGCTAGATCTAGAACTGTCTCACTTTCTACTACTCCAATAGAATCTGCTGTTCCACAACAAAATGCATCAAGTCCCATTCAGATTTCTACAAATGTTTCTCAATCAGATAGATGTAATAGACGAACAAATAGACCAGGAGCTTCAAATGCTCCAggacgaaaaaataaaaagaataaaaatcattcacATTCTGTGAACGCAACAAAAGATTTAGGAAGATGGAAACCAACAGATGATTTGGCACTAATTACTGGTGTACAGCAGACAAATGATTTAAGAatg gTACATAGAGgtacaaaattttcttgtcGTTTTACATTACAAGAAATACAACAAAGATGGTATGCTTTGCTATATGATAGTGCAGTTTCAAGAGTTGCAGTTCAAGCTATGCGTAATTTACATCCAGAATTAATTGCTAGTGTACAAGCAAGAACTTTATATAGCAAAGCAGAAGAAGATCTTTTGGGTACAATAAAAtcg acttCTCAACCAACAGTAGAAGTATTTCAAGAACTTCTTGAAGCTAATGCTCATACATTTTATTCTGCTCGAACAGCAAAAGCTTTATTAGCTCATTGGCAGTTAATGAAACAATATCATCTTCTTCCTGACCAAACTGTACAAAGTTTACCACGAGGTGAACatgttcttaatttttctgatGCAGAAGAGATGATTAATGATACAGaattaattgaacaaaaaGATGAATTAGTAGATGCAGAACTTATTGCAGCAGATaggagaaataaaagagaaataaaagtgTTAGAAAATGAATTGAGTAGATGGCAAGTTTTAGTTGATAGTGTAACAGGAGTAAATTCACCAGATTTTGATAATCAAACTTTGGCAATACTTAGAGGAAGACTTGTTAGATATTTAATGAGATCACGAgag ATCACTGTAGGTCGTTCAACAAAAGATCATAATGTGGATGTAGATTTGACATTAGAAGGTCCAGCTTGGAAAGTTTCACGAAGACAAGGAACTATTCGATTAAGAAATAATggagatttctttctttcttcagaGGGAAAACGACCAATTTTTGTAGATAGTAGACCTATTCTTGcaggaaataaaatgaagcTTAACAATAATAGTGTAATCGAG ATTGCAGgtttgagatttatatttttaataaatcaagaaCTAATTTCTGTTATTCGTCAAGAAGtagtgaaattaaatttaaaaccatAA